In Apium graveolens cultivar Ventura chromosome 10, ASM990537v1, whole genome shotgun sequence, the following are encoded in one genomic region:
- the LOC141688976 gene encoding pectinesterase-like, with product MISKPLFLITLFIFSLSLQFFLCTAEVTFPSSPICRTIPNHPFCRTSPIHYRNRHATIYDNGRLSIFNSIAATHKLMSLINKYLQHSSSLKPGAILALQDCHSLVALNQDFLTTCLLAINKTRTLSLIRADDVQTLLSAILTNTQTCLDGLKDLASSWFRANNDISKLVAKDIKLYSLSLDLFIKGWIPKRKVLPSEPPKNSSASESGTLYWEKFANVTVSKDGTRNFSTISDAVASAPEKSEATAGYYVIYVLAGVYEEYVSISKNKQYLMIVGDGINQTVITGSHSVGDGWSTFNSSTLAVDGKGFVGVNITIRNTAGAAKHQAVALRNSADLSTFYSCSFEGYQDTLYVHSLRQFYRDCDIYGTVDFIFGNAAAVLQNCNIYPRLPLAKQFNAITAQGRTDPNQNTGISIQYCTIRPADDLARSDGTTQTYLGRPWKEYSRTIYMHTYMDSFIHPDGWREWSGDFALHTSYYAEYNNTGPGSGIRGRVTWPGFHIITSSEAANFTVSNFILGDEWIPKTGTPY from the exons ATGATTTCCAAACCTCTGTTTCTCATTACTTTGTTCATCTTTTCACTTTCACTTCAATTCTTCCTCTGCACAGCTGAAGTAACTTTCCCCTCCAGCCCCATTTGCAGGACCATACCAAACCATCCCTTTTGTAGAACTTCTCCTATACATTACCGTAATCGCCACGCTACCATCTATGACAACGGAAGGCTCTCGATTTTTAACTCCATAGCTGCCACACATAAACTCATGTCACTGATAAACAAATATCTCCAGCACTCTTCTTCTTTAAAACCAGGTGCCATTCTGGCTCTTCAAGATTGTCATTCTCTTGTAGCTCTCAACCAGGACTTTCTCACAACTTGTCTACTTGCTATCAACAAAACTAGAACCCTGTCCTTAATACGAGCTGACGATGTACAAACCTTACTCAGTGCCATTCTAACCAACACACAAACTTGTTTAGATGGACTAAAGGatttagcttcttcttggttcCGTGCAAACAATGACATTTCCAAGCTTGTTGCCAAGGACATTAAGCTTTATAGTCTTTCTTTGGACCTATTCATCAAAGGGTGGATTCCCAAAAGGAAAGTTCTGCCATCTGAACCTCCTAAAAATAGCTCAGCGTCTGAAAGTGGCACGTTATATTGGGAAAAGTTCGCTAATGTTACAGTTAGTAAAGACGGAACCAGAAACTTCAGCACTATCAGTGATGCTGTGGCCTCTGCTCCAGAAAAATCTGAGGCTACTGCTGGATACTATGTGATATATGTGCTTGCTGGAGTCTACGAAGAATACGTGTCCATATCCAAGAACAAACAATATTTGATGATCGTCGGGGATGGTATTAATCAGACAGTAATAACTGGCAGCCATAGTGTTGGTGATGGCTGGAGTACTTTCAATTCATCAACATTAG CTGTAGATGGGAAAGGATTTGTCGGGGTCAACATTACAATTAGAAATACTGCAGGAGCTGCTAAGCACCAGGCAGTGGCTCTGCGAAATAGTGCAGATTTGTCAACATTTTACAGCTGCAGTTTTGAAGGTTACCAAGATACTTTATATGTCCACTCACTAAGACAGTTCTATAGAGATTGTGACATCTATGGCACGGTTGATTTCATATTTGGTAACGCGGCTGCTGTGTTACAAAACTGCAACATTTATCCGCGCCTGCCTCTAGCCAAACAGTTCAATGCCATCACAGCTCAAGGAAGGACTGATCCGAATCAGAACACAGGGATATCTATACAATATTGCACTATTAGACCTGCGGATGATTTGGCTAGGAGCGATGGCACTACACAGACGTATCTGGGGAGGCCTTGGAAAGAGTATTCTAGGACAATTTACATGCACACATATATGGATAGCTTCATTCATCCAGATGGTTGGCGCGAGTGGTCTGGAGATTTTGCCCTGCATACGAGTTACTATGCTGAATATAATAACACGGGGCCTGGATCAGGGATCAGAGGAAGAGTCACGTGGCCGGGATTTCACATCATTACCTCCTCAGAAGCAGCTAATTTTACAGTAAGTAACTTCATTTTAGGGGACGAATGGATACCTAAGACTGGTACCCCGTATTAG
- the LOC141693033 gene encoding endoglucanase 17-like gives MSLSVLTPLFLLALFHFTLFSFLNNATVSAANLHHQPHRRYASHNYKDALTKSILYFEGQRSGKLPPNQRVTWRKDSGLSDGSAMHVDLVGGYYDAGDNVKFGFPMAFTTTMLSWSVIEFGGLMKSELQNAKEAIRWATDYLLKATAHPDTIYVQVGDANKDHACWERPEDMDTLRTVVKIDKNNPGTEVAAETAAALAAASLVFRRTDRTYSKLLAIRAIRVFAFANKYRGVYSSTLRKWVCPFYCDFSGYEDELLWGAAWLHKATRNPMYLRYIQVNGQTLGANEGDNTFGWDNKHVGARILLSKAFLVQKVQSLQDYKGHADSFICSLVPQSQYTPGGLLFKMADTNMQYVTSTSFLLVTYAKYLTNAKKVVTCGGSIVTPKKLRTLAKQQVDYLLGDNPMKMSYMVGYGPRFPQRIHHRGSSLPSIASHPYKIQCTAGFSVMKSQSPNPNILIGAVVGGPDRRDRFLDQRSDYFQSEPATYINAPLVGSLAYLAHSFGQL, from the exons ATGTCTCTCTCTGTTTTGACTCCTCTGTTTCTGCTTGCTCTGTTTCACTTCACTCTCTTTTCATTTCTCAACAATGCCACCGTCTCTGCCGCCAATCTCCACCACCAACCTCACCGGAGATACGCCTCACATAATTACAAAGATGCCCTCACTAAATCCATACTTTACTTTGAAGGACAAAGGTCAGGCAAGCTCCCTCCTAATCAAAGAGTCACTTGGAGAAAAGACTCTGGCCTTTCAGATGGCTCTGCTATGCAT GTAGATTTAGTAGGAGGGTATTATGATGCAGGGGATAATGTGAAGTTTGGGTTTCCAATGGCTTTTACTACAACTATGCTTTCATGGAGTGTAATTGAGTTTGGTGGCTTAATGAAAAGTGAGCTACAGAATGCTAAAGAAGCTATTAGGTGGGCTACTGATTATCTTCTCAAAGCCACTGCCCATCCAGAcaccatttatgttcag GTGGGCGATGCAAATAAAGATCATGCTTGTTGGGAGAGACCAGAAGATATGGACACTTTAAGAACAGTTGTGAAGATTGACAAAAATAACCCTGGTACAGAAGTAGCAGCTGAAACTGCAGCTGCTCTTGCTGCTGCTTCTTTGGTCTTTAGAAGGACTGACAGGACCTATTCTAAGCTTCTTGCCATAAGGGCTATTAGG GTTTTTGCGTTTGCTAATAAATACAGAGGTGTCTACAGCAGTACTTTGAGAAAATGGGTTTGCCCCTTTTACTGTGATTTTTCCGGATATGAG GATGAGTTATTGTGGGGTGCGGCGTGGCTGCACAAGGCCACAAGAAACCCAATGTACCTTCGCTACATTCAAGTAAATGGACAAACTTTAGGAGCTAATGAAGGTGACAATACATTTGGGTGGGATAACAAGCATGTTGGCGCAAGAATTCTACTCTCCAAG GCATTTCTTGTTCAGAAGGTTCAGTCCCTCCAAGATTACAAAGGTCATGCCGATAGTTTTATCTGTTCCCTCGTTCCTCAGTCCCAGTACACTCCAG GTGGGTTACTGTTTAAGATGGCTGATACTAATATGCAGTATGTTACTTCAACTTCTTTCCTCCTAGTAACTTATGCCAAGTACTTGACCAATGCGAAGAAGGTTGTTACTTGTGGGGGATCTATTGTCACCCCTAAGAAGCTTCGAACCCTTGCTAAACAACAG GTGGACTACCTTCTAGGTGACAATCCAATGAAAATGTCTTATATGGTGGGTTATGGTCCAAGGTTCCCACAAAGGATACACCATAGAGGATCATCTTTGCCCTCCATTGCCTCGCACCCATACAAGATCCAATGCACCGCGGGATTCAGTGTGATGAAATCCCAGTCCCCTAATCCTAACATCCTGATTGGTGCTGTCGTTGGTGGTCCAGATAGAAGAGATCGATTCCTAGATCAACGGTCAGACTACTTCCAATCCGAGCCAGCTACTTATATAAATGCACCCCTTGTTGGATCACTGGCTTATCTTGCTCACtcttttggtcaactttag